A single region of the Chryseobacterium culicis genome encodes:
- a CDS encoding CinA family protein has product MNFQQNLLDYISHFLVAADESVSIAESVTSGCLQLAFSQMPDAPLFYKGGMTAYTLPEKVRLLKVSRPGPDDLDGAAEAISQSMALNVAKLFESDWSISTTGYCNPIINSGYKVFAYFSFAYKGEVILTKKLELHPKTQALNAQLYYTEFILGCFKSELNRVLILR; this is encoded by the coding sequence ATGAATTTTCAACAGAACCTTCTCGATTATATAAGCCATTTTCTGGTAGCTGCTGATGAATCTGTTTCTATCGCTGAAAGTGTTACTTCCGGTTGCCTCCAGCTGGCTTTCTCCCAGATGCCGGATGCTCCTTTATTCTACAAAGGCGGAATGACAGCTTATACACTGCCGGAAAAAGTAAGACTCCTTAAAGTAAGTAGACCTGGACCTGATGATCTTGACGGAGCAGCAGAAGCTATTTCTCAATCCATGGCTCTCAATGTAGCTAAGCTTTTTGAATCCGACTGGTCTATTTCTACAACCGGTTATTGTAACCCCATCATTAATTCCGGATACAAAGTGTTTGCCTATTTTTCATTTGCTTATAAAGGCGAAGTTATTCTTACAAAAAAGCTGGAACTCCATCCTAAAACTCAGGCTTTAAATGCCCAGTTATATTACACTGAATTTATTCTGGGGTGCTTTAAAAGCGAGCTCAACAGAGTTTTAATTTTAAGATAA